In the Pseudolabrys taiwanensis genome, one interval contains:
- a CDS encoding efflux RND transporter periplasmic adaptor subunit translates to MLKNLTLWLKPHARLRNSVAAVLALLVGLSLAVAATSGARRPDSAQAPERAETPRRVGDHYYPTQRQWDSLKVDAVAEMNFPDENLTEGKIAVDEDRSTLVYSPYAGRVVKLFAKPGDIVTAGQRLFAVESPDMVQAQNDFITALSGLNKAQSALNLAKIVEQQNKTLYESKAGPLRDLQQSQANTLSAQNDLHAAQIALEAVRNRMRILGKTDDEITKFRDTGIIDPLTMIYSPIAGTVVQRKVGPGQYVNTSSNNAAASDATFVVGDLTTVWLVAYVRESEARNIKVGQRVTFTVMAYPDRVFEAAINYVATSLDPATRRLQVRATIDNHEGLLRPEMFASVKILTSEQLSPGTPRDSIVYDGSKAHVWIVNEDRSVQKRPIKIGLSRGNMVQVLNGLSVGEKVVSKGTLFVDRDASSGS, encoded by the coding sequence GTGCTGAAGAATTTGACGCTGTGGCTGAAGCCGCATGCTCGGCTGCGCAACAGCGTTGCGGCCGTGCTGGCGCTCCTTGTTGGCCTGTCGCTGGCCGTCGCTGCGACCAGCGGCGCGCGGCGGCCCGATTCCGCGCAAGCGCCAGAACGCGCGGAGACACCGCGGCGCGTTGGCGACCATTATTATCCGACGCAGCGGCAGTGGGACTCGCTGAAGGTCGACGCCGTCGCCGAGATGAATTTCCCGGACGAGAACCTGACCGAAGGCAAAATCGCCGTCGATGAGGATCGTTCGACGCTCGTTTACTCGCCTTATGCCGGCCGCGTGGTGAAGCTGTTCGCCAAGCCCGGCGACATAGTCACCGCCGGCCAGCGGCTGTTCGCCGTTGAATCGCCCGACATGGTGCAGGCGCAGAACGACTTCATCACCGCGCTGTCCGGACTGAACAAGGCGCAATCCGCGCTCAACCTCGCCAAGATCGTCGAGCAGCAGAACAAGACGCTGTATGAGAGCAAGGCCGGTCCGCTGCGCGACCTACAGCAGTCGCAGGCCAATACCCTGTCGGCACAGAACGACCTGCACGCGGCACAGATTGCGCTCGAAGCGGTGCGCAACCGTATGCGCATTCTCGGCAAGACCGACGACGAGATCACCAAATTCCGCGACACCGGCATCATCGATCCGCTGACCATGATCTATTCGCCGATTGCCGGCACGGTGGTGCAACGCAAGGTCGGGCCCGGGCAGTACGTCAACACCTCGTCCAACAACGCCGCGGCCAGCGACGCGACCTTCGTGGTCGGCGACCTGACGACGGTGTGGCTCGTCGCCTATGTGCGCGAGTCCGAAGCGCGCAACATCAAGGTTGGCCAGCGCGTGACCTTCACGGTCATGGCGTATCCCGACCGGGTCTTCGAAGCCGCGATCAACTACGTGGCGACCTCGCTCGATCCGGCGACGCGGCGGCTTCAGGTGCGCGCCACCATCGACAATCACGAGGGCCTGTTGCGGCCGGAAATGTTTGCCAGCGTCAAGATTCTGACCAGCGAGCAGCTTTCACCGGGCACCCCGCGCGATTCGATCGTGTATGACGGCAGCAAGGCGCATGTCTGGATCGTCAACGAAGACCGTTCCGTGCAGAAGCGCCCGATCAAGATCGGTCTTTCGCGCGGCAACATGGTCCAGGTTCTCAATGGCCTGAGCGTCGGCGAAAAGGTCGTCAGCAAGGGCACCTTATTTGTCGATCGCGACGCCTCCTCGGGCAGCTAG
- a CDS encoding carbohydrate porin, which translates to MRFLLIFLLGGGALWASQAGAQTPPPPDALGISEPSIATSLPDHGDPWGARKKLYDHGISYSLIYTSDLLANVAGGTRTGTIYQGKVEGQFTADLEKLLGVKDLTFYANVFQIHNTGRIRRDYVGGLNTIAAIEAAATTRLSEMWLEQRLFDGKASFRIGQLAADSEFFYSDLSTMFLQSDWPSIAAYNLPGGGPAYPLSTPGVRLKVDPNEHVSLLVALFNGDPAGPCPGDPDTCNRYGVNFRVRDPAFIIGESQFRWNQGKNDTGLATTLKLGGWTHLGQFNDDRYSESGLLLADPASGGVPRKDRRDYGIYGVIDQQLYRPRGGAPDSGISVFTRASVSPSDRNLFSLEIDSGVVFAGLIPGRPDDRFGASVIYSKFSSAIAGFDQDTINFTGVPGPVRDFEANLELTYMAQIKPGWTIQPDFQYIWHPSGVAGRDARVLGLRSIVKF; encoded by the coding sequence GTGCGGTTTTTGTTGATCTTTTTGCTCGGCGGCGGGGCGCTTTGGGCAAGTCAGGCAGGCGCGCAGACGCCGCCCCCGCCGGATGCCTTGGGGATTAGTGAGCCCTCAATTGCCACCAGCCTCCCGGATCACGGCGATCCTTGGGGCGCCCGCAAGAAACTGTACGATCACGGCATCAGCTACAGCCTGATCTACACCAGCGATCTCCTGGCCAATGTCGCCGGCGGTACGCGCACCGGCACGATCTACCAGGGTAAGGTCGAGGGGCAGTTCACGGCCGATCTCGAGAAGCTGCTCGGCGTGAAAGACCTGACCTTCTACGCCAACGTCTTTCAGATCCATAATACGGGCCGCATCCGCCGCGACTATGTCGGCGGCCTCAATACCATCGCCGCCATCGAGGCGGCGGCAACGACGCGCCTGTCCGAGATGTGGCTCGAGCAGCGTCTGTTCGATGGCAAAGCGAGCTTTCGCATCGGCCAACTCGCCGCCGACAGCGAGTTCTTCTACAGCGATCTGAGTACGATGTTTCTGCAGAGCGATTGGCCGTCGATCGCGGCGTACAATCTGCCCGGCGGCGGCCCGGCCTATCCGCTGTCGACGCCGGGCGTGCGCCTGAAGGTCGACCCGAACGAGCACGTGTCGCTGCTCGTTGCGCTGTTCAACGGCGATCCCGCCGGGCCATGCCCGGGCGATCCGGACACCTGCAACCGCTACGGCGTGAACTTCCGCGTCCGCGACCCGGCCTTCATCATCGGCGAGTCGCAGTTTCGCTGGAATCAGGGCAAGAACGACACGGGCCTTGCGACGACGTTGAAGCTCGGCGGCTGGACGCATCTCGGCCAGTTCAACGACGATCGCTACTCGGAAAGCGGTTTGCTGCTTGCCGATCCCGCCAGCGGCGGCGTGCCGCGCAAGGACCGCCGCGATTACGGCATCTACGGCGTCATCGATCAGCAACTCTATCGGCCGCGCGGCGGCGCGCCGGACAGCGGCATTTCGGTATTCACACGTGCCTCCGTCAGTCCGTCGGACCGCAATCTGTTCTCGTTGGAGATCGACAGTGGCGTCGTCTTCGCCGGCCTGATCCCGGGCCGGCCCGACGATCGCTTCGGCGCCAGTGTGATCTACTCGAAGTTCTCCAGCGCAATAGCGGGCTTCGACCAGGACACCATCAACTTCACCGGCGTGCCGGGCCCGGTGCGCGACTTCGAAGCCAATCTCGAACTGACCTACATGGCGCAGATCAAGCCCGGTTGGACCATTCAGCCGGACTTCCAATACATCTGGCATCCGAGCGGCGTCGCCGGGCGCGACGCGCGGGTGCTGGGCCTGCGCTCGATCGTGAAATTCTGA
- a CDS encoding ABC transporter substrate-binding protein — protein sequence MTKTIATILALAASLAGAQAQQLDKVRFGTNWIAEGEHGGFYQAVADGTYKKYGLDVEIVPGGPNVNNRILLPVGKIDFFMSANSLQSFDAVENNIPTVAVAASFQKEPQVFIAHPGMAEKFEDLKKLTLFVSKEGIVTYFQWLKSEYGFDEAKVKPYTFNPQPFLADKNSAMQGYVTSEPFAIEQQAHFKPKVFLLADYGFNAYSTLIETRRDLVDKRPDLVQRFVDASAVGWYNYIYGDSRPGNDLIKKYNPEMSDALLANSIAKMKEYGIVDSGDTVKLGIGAMTDAHWKSFFDKMVRAGVTKPNLDYKRAYTLQFVNKGVGVDLRPK from the coding sequence ATGACGAAAACAATCGCAACGATTCTGGCGCTGGCTGCGAGCCTCGCTGGCGCGCAAGCGCAGCAACTGGACAAGGTGCGTTTCGGCACCAACTGGATCGCCGAGGGCGAGCACGGCGGCTTCTATCAAGCGGTCGCCGACGGCACCTACAAGAAGTACGGACTGGACGTCGAAATCGTGCCCGGCGGTCCGAACGTGAACAACCGCATCCTGCTGCCGGTCGGCAAGATCGACTTCTTCATGAGCGCGAACTCACTGCAGTCGTTCGATGCGGTCGAGAACAACATTCCGACGGTCGCGGTGGCGGCGAGCTTCCAGAAGGAACCGCAGGTGTTCATCGCCCATCCGGGCATGGCCGAGAAGTTCGAGGACTTGAAGAAGCTGACCTTGTTCGTTTCCAAGGAAGGCATCGTCACCTACTTCCAGTGGCTGAAATCGGAATACGGCTTCGATGAAGCGAAGGTGAAGCCCTATACTTTCAATCCTCAGCCGTTCCTCGCCGACAAGAATTCGGCGATGCAGGGCTATGTCACGTCCGAGCCCTTCGCCATCGAGCAGCAGGCGCATTTCAAGCCGAAGGTGTTCCTGCTCGCCGACTACGGCTTCAATGCTTATTCGACTTTGATCGAGACGCGGCGCGATCTGGTCGACAAGCGACCCGATCTCGTGCAACGCTTCGTCGATGCCTCGGCCGTCGGCTGGTACAACTACATCTACGGTGACAGCCGGCCGGGCAATGACCTGATCAAGAAGTACAATCCGGAAATGAGCGATGCGCTGCTCGCCAACTCCATCGCCAAGATGAAGGAATACGGCATCGTCGACTCGGGCGACACGGTGAAGCTCGGCATTGGCGCGATGACGGACGCGCACTGGAAGAGCTTCTTCGACAAGATGGTGCGCGCGGGGGTCACGAAGCCGAACCTCGATTACAAACGCGCCTATACGTTGCAGTTCGTCAACAAAGGCGTCGGCGTCGACCTGCGGCCGAAGTAA
- a CDS encoding ABC transporter ATP-binding protein codes for MTEPMAQSSQHSDPIVSLRDVGKVFDSGTVALDRLSLDVRAGEFVSLLGPSGCGKSTALRIIAGLSDASTGSVVSPRGGPGQVGFVFQEPTLMPWADVAANVRLPLELARADRGTAEAAVAQTLARVGLAEFAKAYPRELSGGMKMRASIARGLVTAPALLLMDEPFAALDEITRFKLNNDLLALWQELRQTVVFVTHSVFESVFLSQRIVVMTPRPGRVFDEIVIDAPYPRDERFRTSAEYGALCRRVSEALNAAMAGGAS; via the coding sequence ATGACGGAGCCCATGGCGCAGTCTTCGCAACACAGCGACCCCATCGTTTCCCTCCGTGATGTCGGCAAGGTGTTCGACAGTGGCACGGTGGCGCTCGACCGGTTGAGCCTCGACGTGCGCGCGGGCGAGTTCGTCTCGCTGCTGGGGCCGTCCGGCTGCGGCAAGTCGACCGCGCTGCGGATCATTGCCGGGCTGAGCGATGCGTCGACCGGGAGTGTCGTGTCCCCGCGCGGCGGGCCGGGGCAGGTTGGGTTCGTGTTCCAGGAGCCGACCTTGATGCCCTGGGCGGATGTCGCCGCCAATGTGCGGCTGCCGCTTGAATTGGCGCGGGCCGACCGCGGCACGGCTGAGGCCGCCGTGGCGCAGACCTTGGCGCGGGTCGGGCTCGCCGAATTCGCAAAGGCCTATCCCCGTGAATTGTCGGGCGGCATGAAGATGCGTGCTTCGATCGCGCGCGGGCTCGTCACCGCGCCGGCCCTGTTGCTGATGGACGAGCCTTTCGCCGCCCTGGACGAGATCACCCGTTTCAAGCTCAACAACGATCTGCTCGCTTTATGGCAGGAGCTGCGCCAGACGGTGGTCTTCGTCACGCATTCGGTGTTCGAGTCGGTGTTCCTGTCGCAGCGCATCGTGGTGATGACGCCGCGCCCTGGCCGCGTCTTCGACGAGATCGTCATCGACGCGCCTTATCCGCGCGACGAACGCTTCCGCACCTCGGCGGAGTATGGCGCGCTGTGCCGGCGCGTGTCGGAGGCGCTCAACGCGGCGATGGCGGGGGGCGCGTCATGA
- a CDS encoding ABC transporter permease codes for MSERALRIGLPILVLAVLLLAWDLIVRGFAIPPYVLPGPGLVLSTLIADAGLLFQSLLVTLTLTIEGFVLAAVGGVMWAVVFNQWRAVEYSFYPYAVILQVTPIVAIAPLLLIYLPQHLAVLACAWIVAFFPVLANTTLGLNSVDHNLLALFELYKASRWEILWRLKLPAALPQMLAGLRIAGGLSLIGAVVAEIAAGSAGAGSGLAYRIAESGYRLNIPRMFAALVLLSLAGVVIFFVLSAVSYVVLRRWHESAIRRER; via the coding sequence ATGAGCGAACGCGCTTTGCGTATCGGCTTGCCTATTCTCGTCTTGGCCGTGCTGCTCCTCGCCTGGGACCTGATCGTGCGCGGCTTCGCCATCCCGCCTTACGTGCTGCCGGGGCCAGGTCTCGTCCTGTCGACGCTGATCGCCGATGCAGGCCTGCTGTTCCAGTCGCTTTTGGTAACGCTGACGCTCACCATCGAGGGGTTCGTGCTCGCCGCCGTTGGCGGCGTCATGTGGGCCGTGGTCTTCAATCAATGGCGCGCGGTCGAATATTCTTTCTATCCCTACGCCGTCATCCTGCAGGTGACGCCGATCGTCGCCATCGCGCCGCTCCTGCTGATCTATCTGCCGCAGCATCTCGCCGTGCTGGCCTGCGCCTGGATCGTCGCCTTCTTTCCCGTGCTCGCCAACACGACGCTGGGCCTCAATTCCGTCGATCACAATCTGCTGGCGCTGTTCGAACTCTACAAAGCCTCGCGCTGGGAAATTCTGTGGCGGTTGAAGCTGCCGGCGGCGCTGCCGCAAATGCTCGCCGGCCTGCGCATTGCCGGTGGACTGTCGCTGATCGGTGCGGTGGTGGCGGAGATCGCGGCGGGGTCGGCGGGCGCGGGCTCCGGGCTCGCCTACCGGATCGCCGAGTCCGGCTACCGGCTCAATATCCCGCGCATGTTCGCGGCCCTGGTGCTGCTGTCGCTTGCCGGCGTCGTCATCTTCTTCGTGCTGTCGGCGGTGTCGTATGTCGTGCTGCGCCGCTGGCACGAGAGCGCCATCCGGCGCGAACGCTAG
- the chrA gene encoding chromate efflux transporter — protein MTTQPTSGQTAAHPSFGEAFMTWLKIGCINFGGPAGQIAMMHRILVDEKKWIDEPRFLHALNFSMLLPGPEATQLATYVGWVLHGVRGGLTAGILFVLPGAFVMLGLSLLYAYGRGVGAIDGALFGIKAAVLVIVLEALIRIGKRALKSWLMVGLAALAFIAIFFFDLPFPLIVGAAALAGYGVSKSRPDLVGVSGTVDTIRTHEGNRWRHAIVALLVGLTLWWAPVAIAALTFGTSHVLVAIGLFFSKLAVVTFGGAYAVLAYMAQQVVQTHHWMTAPEMVDGLGLAETTPGPLILVTQFVGFLAAFRAPAPFSPLTAGLIGAALTTWVTFVPAILWIFAGAPFLEDLRANKRLAGALAAITAAVVGVILNLSVWFALHVLFGTVTEHHAGWLRWFAFDPAALDRHAALLAVVAALLAFRFHRGLLEVIVVMALLGIVSRYSF, from the coding sequence ATGACAACTCAGCCAACAAGCGGCCAAACAGCCGCTCATCCGAGCTTCGGCGAAGCTTTCATGACGTGGCTGAAGATCGGCTGCATCAATTTCGGCGGTCCGGCCGGGCAGATCGCCATGATGCATCGCATCCTGGTCGACGAGAAAAAGTGGATCGACGAGCCGCGCTTCCTGCACGCGCTCAACTTCTCGATGTTGTTGCCGGGCCCGGAGGCGACGCAACTCGCGACCTATGTCGGCTGGGTGCTGCACGGCGTGCGCGGCGGCCTGACCGCCGGCATTCTGTTCGTGCTGCCGGGCGCGTTCGTGATGCTGGGCCTGAGCCTGCTCTATGCCTATGGGCGCGGTGTCGGCGCCATCGACGGCGCGCTGTTCGGCATCAAGGCCGCGGTGCTGGTGATCGTGCTCGAGGCGCTGATCCGCATCGGCAAGCGGGCGCTGAAATCGTGGCTGATGGTCGGCCTCGCGGCCCTGGCCTTCATCGCCATCTTCTTCTTCGACTTGCCCTTCCCATTGATCGTCGGCGCCGCCGCCCTCGCCGGCTATGGCGTATCGAAATCGCGTCCCGATCTGGTCGGCGTGAGCGGCACCGTCGACACGATCCGCACGCACGAGGGCAATCGCTGGCGGCACGCCATTGTTGCGTTGCTCGTCGGCCTGACGCTCTGGTGGGCGCCCGTCGCAATCGCGGCGCTCACCTTCGGCACGAGCCACGTCCTGGTCGCGATCGGCTTGTTCTTCTCAAAGTTGGCGGTCGTCACCTTCGGCGGCGCTTATGCGGTGCTCGCCTACATGGCACAGCAAGTGGTGCAGACGCATCACTGGATGACGGCGCCGGAGATGGTCGACGGCCTCGGCCTGGCGGAGACCACGCCGGGCCCGCTGATCCTGGTCACGCAGTTCGTCGGCTTCCTCGCGGCGTTCCGCGCGCCCGCGCCGTTCTCACCTTTGACCGCGGGACTGATCGGCGCGGCTTTGACGACATGGGTCACGTTCGTGCCGGCGATCCTTTGGATTTTCGCCGGCGCCCCGTTTCTCGAGGACCTGCGCGCGAACAAGCGGCTCGCCGGCGCGCTCGCCGCGATCACCGCAGCCGTGGTCGGCGTCATCCTGAACTTGTCGGTGTGGTTCGCCTTGCACGTCCTGTTCGGCACCGTGACCGAGCACCATGCCGGCTGGCTGCGCTGGTTCGCCTTCGATCCAGCCGCGCTCGACCGACATGCCGCGTTGCTGGCGGTCGTCGCCGCACTGCTCGCGTTTCGCTTCCATCGCGGCCTGCTCGAGGTGATCGTCGTGATGGCGCTGCTCGGGATCGTCAGCCGCTATTCGTTCTAG
- a CDS encoding sulfite exporter TauE/SafE family protein, with translation MIGTNLALYLLAVFLGGMTNGLAGFALGLVVSGIALHIISPIQTAVLIAGYGLVAQAYGIWRLKDALEWRKAMPFVAGGAVGVPIGAFLITYIDQEFMRRAIGALLVLYSVHGLARPTLTPINAGAPAAVGVGVLNGLLGGLTGLAGVIVAVWCQMQGWPKDAQRTVYQPTLFVVAAMSAASLIVAGAADMQTGKLYLLGLPMLFAGMWCGFRLYGRLDDRAFRKLILILLLASGLSLVVPSA, from the coding sequence ATGATCGGCACGAATCTGGCGCTTTATCTCTTGGCGGTCTTTCTCGGCGGCATGACCAACGGCCTCGCGGGCTTTGCGCTTGGACTCGTCGTGTCCGGCATCGCCCTGCACATCATTTCGCCGATCCAGACCGCGGTCCTGATCGCGGGCTACGGGCTGGTCGCGCAAGCCTATGGCATCTGGCGCCTCAAGGACGCGCTGGAGTGGCGCAAAGCAATGCCCTTCGTCGCCGGCGGCGCGGTCGGCGTGCCGATCGGCGCCTTCCTGATCACCTACATCGATCAAGAGTTCATGCGCCGCGCGATCGGCGCCCTGCTGGTCCTCTACAGCGTTCACGGCTTGGCCCGTCCCACTCTGACGCCCATCAACGCCGGCGCCCCGGCCGCTGTCGGCGTCGGCGTGCTGAACGGCTTGCTCGGCGGACTCACGGGGCTTGCGGGCGTCATCGTCGCCGTCTGGTGCCAGATGCAGGGTTGGCCCAAGGATGCGCAACGGACGGTGTATCAACCGACCTTGTTCGTCGTGGCCGCGATGAGCGCGGCCTCGCTGATCGTCGCCGGCGCGGCCGACATGCAGACCGGCAAACTCTATCTGCTCGGGCTACCGATGCTGTTCGCCGGTATGTGGTGCGGATTCAGGCTCTACGGCCGGCTCGACGACCGCGCCTTCCGCAAGCTCATTTTGATACTCCTCCTCGCATCGGGATTGTCGCTGGTCGTGCCGTCAGCTTGA
- a CDS encoding SDR family NAD(P)-dependent oxidoreductase — protein MTNKIDLAGRHAVVTGGAQGIGRAIVARFLESGAAVAIWDRDLALAQQAAAELKGRGRVVAVAVDVTDYGTVERARDATLADFQRIDILVNNAGISGPNTKTWEYPLDAWRSVLSINLDGPFHCCRAVAPAMIAQNYGRIVNIASIAGKEGNPNAPAYSASKAGLIALTKSLGKELAGYDISVNCLTPAAARTAIFDQMTQEHIDFMLSKIPRNRFVTVEEIAALAAFCASADCSFTTGAVFDISGGRATY, from the coding sequence ATGACCAATAAGATCGACCTTGCCGGACGCCATGCGGTCGTCACCGGCGGTGCACAAGGCATTGGCCGCGCCATTGTCGCGCGCTTTCTGGAGTCGGGCGCTGCGGTGGCGATCTGGGACCGCGACCTGGCGCTGGCGCAGCAGGCCGCGGCAGAACTCAAAGGCCGCGGCCGAGTCGTTGCCGTCGCGGTCGACGTGACCGACTACGGCACGGTCGAGCGGGCGCGGGACGCGACACTCGCGGACTTCCAGCGCATCGACATCCTCGTCAACAACGCCGGCATCTCCGGCCCGAATACCAAGACCTGGGAGTACCCTCTCGACGCCTGGCGGAGCGTGTTATCGATCAATCTCGACGGTCCGTTCCACTGTTGTCGGGCCGTTGCTCCGGCGATGATCGCGCAGAACTACGGCCGCATCGTCAACATCGCCTCGATCGCCGGCAAGGAGGGCAATCCGAACGCGCCGGCCTACTCGGCCTCGAAGGCCGGCCTCATCGCGCTAACCAAGTCGCTCGGCAAGGAACTGGCCGGTTATGACATCTCGGTGAACTGCCTGACGCCGGCGGCGGCGCGGACCGCGATCTTCGATCAGATGACACAGGAGCATATTGATTTCATGCTATCGAAGATTCCTCGCAACCGATTCGTGACGGTCGAGGAGATCGCGGCGCTCGCCGCCTTCTGCGCCTCGGCGGATTGTTCGTTCACGACCGGTGCGGTGTTCGATATTTCTGGCGGGCGGGCGACGTATTGA
- a CDS encoding DMT family transporter yields MGIALMCGAVALFACLDTSAKYLSAQMSVLLIAAARYIGAFLLTLFVSNPMTNPGLLKSGNFKLQLVRGLLLVGSTVLNFLALHFMQLDEVLSIIFTFPFIVAIVSGPLLGEWLGWRRWSAICFGFAGVLVITRPGFGAIHPAALFSLTATICYGIYAVLTRIVSRTDSNQTSLFYNNAIGALVMLPVIPFVWTMPTGPFVALLLLGIGFLGSVGHFFLIAGHRLAPASVLSPFIYTQLVWVVILGYVVFDHVPNGWTMAGAAMVIGSGLYLLYRERQLGKTTTSDSVVEGPLE; encoded by the coding sequence ATGGGCATCGCGCTCATGTGTGGGGCGGTGGCCCTGTTCGCCTGCCTCGACACCAGCGCGAAGTACCTCAGCGCGCAGATGTCGGTGCTCCTGATTGCCGCCGCGCGCTATATCGGCGCCTTTCTCCTGACGCTGTTCGTATCCAATCCGATGACCAATCCGGGCCTGCTCAAGTCCGGCAACTTCAAGCTGCAGCTGGTCCGCGGGCTCCTGCTGGTCGGCTCGACCGTGCTCAATTTTCTTGCACTGCACTTCATGCAGCTCGACGAAGTGCTGTCGATCATCTTCACCTTTCCTTTCATCGTGGCGATCGTGTCGGGCCCGCTGCTCGGCGAATGGCTCGGCTGGCGGCGCTGGTCCGCGATCTGTTTCGGTTTCGCGGGCGTTCTGGTGATCACCCGGCCGGGGTTCGGCGCGATCCATCCGGCGGCGTTATTCTCGCTGACGGCGACGATCTGCTACGGCATCTATGCGGTCCTCACCCGCATCGTGTCGCGCACGGACTCCAACCAGACGTCGCTGTTCTACAACAACGCGATCGGCGCCCTGGTGATGCTACCGGTCATCCCGTTCGTCTGGACGATGCCGACGGGTCCGTTCGTCGCCCTGCTCCTGCTCGGCATCGGCTTTTTGGGCAGCGTCGGGCACTTCTTCCTGATCGCCGGCCACCGGTTGGCGCCCGCCTCGGTGCTGTCGCCTTTCATCTATACGCAACTCGTCTGGGTCGTGATCCTCGGCTACGTGGTATTTGACCATGTGCCAAACGGCTGGACCATGGCCGGTGCGGCCATGGTCATTGGGTCGGGACTTTATCTGCTTTATCGCGAGCGCCAGTTAGGCAAGACGACTACCAGTGACAGTGTCGTCGAGGGCCCGCTGGAGTAG